A region of the Chitinispirillum alkaliphilum genome:
CTCACAGGGTCCTCTACTTTTGGCATTACATGGGCAACAAATTTCTCACTTTTCTGTCAAACATGTTCACAGATCTTAATCTGACTGATATGGAAACCTGTTATAAGGTATTTAGAAGATCAATAATTCAGAAGATAACGATCAGGGAAAAGCGGTTTGGATTTGAACCTGAGATAGTAGCCAAAATAGCGCATCAGGATGTACGAGTATATGAAATGGGAATATCTTATCATGGCCGGACATATAAGGAAGGAAAAAAGATAGGTATGAAAGACGGATTCAAGGCATTATACTGTATTTTTCGCTACAATGTTGCGTACACGCCTTTTCCTGTCAGGTTGATAACTGCGATGATAATCCTCTTCCCATTGTTTGTATTCGTAATCTTAAACTTTATGAAATAACAATGGTTTTAATCCAATTTTCAACTAAATTAAAAAAGAGTTTTTTACCACTAAATTACGCATCCCTCCCGGGAGGGATGCTCCGAATACCGGTTGTGAGATTTGATTAAATCTACTGTTTTAAGAAAACCACAGTGCTCTTTAGTATAATCTTATTTTTCTGAATTTTTAAATGTCATACTTGCACAATGTTTTGCGCCTTTCCTTTCTCAAATATAGAAATGGCACGCTCTACATATTTTTGATCGGTACGTATCCAAAGAAGCACAGCTCCATGTTTTAGTTTCTCAGCATAGGTCGCAGCATCAGAGTGCCCGAGACCGGTTTTACTCAGTACTATTGACAGATCAGTGTGTTGTTGAGAGACAGTTTCCTCAAAATAAGCAGTAATGACTTCCCCGGCTATATGAACTGTTCCAGCATCACTGAAATGAACTGATTTTGTCCCAGCTACGAAGTGATCAAACCATGAAAGTGCATCTGCAGGTTGAGGACCTTTGATATCGGGGGCTTTACCTGCAGCGGCTTTGGCTTTAGTATCTCCTGTAATCTCCCGAAAATCAGCTCCCCGCCCCACAGGTGTAGTGCTGTCCAGTGCTTTTTGAGAAAGGATAACATTAACGCTTCCTCTGGGTGTCGTTTCTTCCTTCAACAGAAGTCCGGCTCCTTTTCTGGCAGAAATGTAATCGGGGTAAATTCCAAAGATCCATCTCATATAACTGACCTCTCTTTCAATTATTTCACAAACTCAATAGATTTCACTTGCCCAGAATCTCTTCAATGGGTATTCGATAACTTTCACAGAATCTGTTAATGAAAATCCTGGAAGGCATAAGTTTGTGCTCTCTGACAAGATTAAAAAACTCCTTGGTTACAAAAAGAAGTTTCGCGCTGCTTGAAGGGTCTAAGCGGTTGTGTTGCATAGATTGGATTAACCTTTCACAAACCCCCTCATCAATTAAACCGGTGCGAAGCCATCCGCTGTCAAATGAATCACAGGCCCTAATCAATCCGTCTAATTGATCACCAGTCGGTTCCTGTTCATATCTGCGAATAGAGGGCAAGTCCTCTTTTTTGAGATCTGGAAGTAGTTTGGAAGCTGCATTTTCTTTGAATTTCCCTGTTTCATCGGAAAAGCACCCTGTGAGTGCTGCTAAGAAGCGGTCACAGAGGTTTTTATCTACAGATCTGTTTTCAGACATGGGATAGGTCTCCACTTCTCAGGATTAAAATTTATTTTCTCATAATTCTGCAGCTACTGATTTAATGAGAGCAAAATTTAGGCCTCACAAGTGTAGATTGGAAAAAAAGCTACACTTATGAATTTTATTCAACGGATTAAAGAAGCCAAAATACAGACCAATTTAATTGGTGACATTCTGAGATGATCTTCGGGATTATAAGCCGCTGCTGTAAGTTGGAGGAAGCGGCTCTCCTTCCTCCCACCCACTTTCATACTCAAGCGGAACAACAGCACTGGTATGATCTATATGTATAACAGAGTCAAACTGTTGAGGTAAAGACGCCCTGAAATAGTGACTCACTTTCTCAGACTGAGGAAGGTAAATCACTCCGATGGCCCTTTCGAGATGCTGGCGCTTTAGAAAGTCAAGTTCAGGGTTGTTCTGGAGATTAAGATAGAAGGAAGGAATACCGGTCTGATGGAATAAATACTCATAGCTTTCAGGCAGAGAGGGGTTGATATTTTTCCGCTCCACTTCACCCCCCCAGGATGATGCTGCTGAAACTGTCCCTGTGTGAGTGGTGAATCCCACTGAGAATACACCATTTCCGTACCGTTCCCTGAGAAGCTGCCCCAGATTGATTTCCCCATAACGGTGTACCTCTGTGGCCCTTGCATCCCCAAGGTGGGAATTGTGCTCCCACACAACAACTTTTGGACTGCTGAACTTGCTCAGATGCAAAATCAGCTCATTTAGAGTATTGGCCATGTGCTTGTCACGCAAATTCCAGCTTGAAACACGCCCTGAGAACATCGCCCGGTAATACTCTTCGGCATCCTGAGCAACCCTTGCATTTTGTTCCGCAAAAAACTGTTCCTCCTGTGAGACAAATCCGTTGCGCCTCATGTATTCCACGCTTTTATTTCTGAGCTCCTGAAGCTGAGCTATAGCCTGTTGGCGGCAATCGCTGTGAACATAGCGCATAGCCAGACCATAGGACTGCGATTCCGGGCCATACTGTTCAAAGCAGCTGTAACGCTTGCGGGCCTGTTCTGCGGCCTGGGGGTCGACTTTCTCAAGATAGCTTATTACGGCATCTATGGAGGAGTACAAACTGTACAGATCAAGCCCGTAAAAACCAACCCCGGATTCCGGGGCAAGCTCCTCATTGTGTTCCCGCAGGTATTGCACAAACTGAAGCATATCTGCATTGCGCCACATCCATTTCGGAAACCTCTTAAACTCTTCAAGTGATTCGATAGCCTGTTTCATATCACCAAACGACCGTACAAATTTATTCACCCGGTAAGCATCGGGCCAGTCTGCCTCTACTGCAACGGCATTGAATTTCTTCTCTTCTATAAGCCTGGCTGTGATCATGGCACGAGTCTGGTAAAATTCATGGCTTCCATGGGTCGCTTCTCCTAAAAGTACTATCCTGGCTTCACCAATATCTTCCATGAGCTTATCAAAATCGCTTGCTGACCCTTTTATGGGAATGGCGGCTTTTTGAACAGAGGTGAGTGAAGCGGATAGGTTTTGCATAACTTTTTACTCCCTGAAGATCTGAAGAATAAACTGTTTTTCCCCTATTACCTGCAGAATCTGTGCCTTAATGGAAACAAAATGTGCACCTGTTTTGCTACAAGTCTTCTATATCCGCATCCGCTCAAAAAATTAGAGGAGTATGAAGATGAACCTTTTTAGCCCATCTTTTAACTATGGTGAGATTATCCCTGCAAAATTTACCTGTGATGGGGAAAATGTTAACCCTCATCTTAACATTCAGGATCTACCCGGCAACACACAGTCACTTGTGCTGATAATGGATGATCCCGATTCTCCATCAGGCCTGTTTACCCATTGGGTTCTCTATGATATACCAATTACTTCAGAAATAATGGAAAACAGTGCACCGGGAAAACAGGGCATTAACGACTTTGGTAAACTAGGCTACGGTGGACCATGCCCGGGAAGTGGAAAGCACCGGTACTTTTTCAACCTTTTTGCACTTGATTGCTCCTTGAATCTCGATCCGGAAATGCCAAGGGAAAAAGTAGAATCAGCTATGAAGAATCATATTCTTCTAAAGACACAACTTATGGGGAAATACCAACGTTAGTAAATGGGTGGAGAGATTTATGTATTGAAAAAAACGATGACCTGAACCTGTTTTGAGCTATTGAATCTATAATTGTCCTGTAATGTTTTGCTATATTAATATGATAGGGAAGGGAATAGCGCTTCTGGAAGGCGTGTAACGGGGCTGTTGTATAGAACCCTATTTGGCATAAGTTACAACAAACACTCTCCTGATCTGTCTTTTTCCTGTTGGGACTTTCTAAGAAGCCTGGGACAGAGTTTAAAGAATGGTTATGGGGAGATAGGGGAAGCACCTAAAATCACTCTAAAATTAAATATAAGTTCTGCTCCTGTGAAAATCACCAGAGAAAGCGCAATCCCAAATGACGCCCCAATGACTAATCTCAATACTGAGGCCCAGATTTCTTTCGCAGAGCCAAGTATAAGAATTGAAAAACTCACTATTTATTGCTGTTTTGTTCCTGCTCTGATAATTTTATTTTTCCTGCCCGTGATTTGATCAGAGTATCGATAACTGCGCCAGTTCCCAAAATGAAAATTATGGTTCCTATCAGTCCACCCAGTATGGGAATGAAACTGATTACACCCAAGACAATTACCCCTACAAAAGTTTTCCAGATAGGTGCAGTTTGGGGTTTGTGTGATGCATGGAAAATTGCATCTCCTGCCTGAAGGGCAACTGCTATGTATCCGGTTATTATTGCCAGTATTAGGACTATGATCAAAAGGGGTATAAGCGCAATACCGATAATTGAGATTGTGAGAACAAATATAAGTGGAATTATGGCCACTGCAGCTATTACCCCCCAGAGAAGAGCGTGTAGGGTTCTTCTTCTGAGATTCTCGGAAACGCGAAGCAGCTGTTGCGGGAAGAGCGCTACAATTAATAAAGAGAGTGCCAAAAATCCGATGAAGGTCAGTATGCGCATTCCAATAAATATTCTATACCAGGTCTCCCCTGGTGTAATATGCCAAGGTGCGCTTATCTCAACTATATCCCCCCGGACTATTGAGTTGTCATGCTGAAGGATTTCTCCCCCGATCGATACTGCATTACCTCCGATTACTGAACCTGAGGTGAGAAGAACAGAACCCCCAATTGCAACGGCATCGTTTGTGACTTCCCCCTCAACGGTTATATCTCCTCCAAGGGCAACAGCGTCCTTAATCTGCTCATTTGAGGCTACAAGAATATCGCTGCCAAAACGTATGACGGAGCGTTCCTGACCATGGAGCAGAGCAGCGGTACAATAGATAAATAATTGCAGCAAAACTGTTAGTGCACGGTACATACGGAGTTCCTTTGTAGTGATTTTTCGTCACTCTAATTTAATTAAAGAGAAAGTTACTAATTCGCCTGTTACATTCAGTGAAATTGTAAAGTGTTTCTTTTCTGGTCGGTTTATGTTAACTGGCTAATTTTTTACATAAAATTTGCTCATTTTCACTCAAGTACCCTGAGTTTTTGCCGTTTTTTGTATAGGTTTAGCCTCTGTCAAAAAACAGCTGTGGAGTTAACGGGAAACGGCATGTCCACATCATTATCTATATGTTTAGACAAACTGAAAATAGTCGGTTGCAACTATTGTGCCTCTGTTTTACAAAGATGTGAAGTCGGTGTGTTCTGTACCGGATAATATTATTTACGAGGGATGAAAGAAGAAGCGTAAGGTTCATTGCCTTTGAGCTGACAATGAACCTTCTGTAAATTTACAAAAAGAAAACAAATCCTTATCTAAGAGGAAATCTTTTATAATCTCTTGCAAGTGTTTCATAGGTAATGAATTCATCCATTGAACCATCGGTGATTGTGGAATCATATGGTGGCTGTGTCTCCGTAATCCAACGGTTTGTTTCCTGGTCAAGGTAGCGGAAGTTATAGCGCACCCTTTTATCTCTTTCAATAAACTTAAAGGCCATGTCCCCTCTGAGTTTCCAGGTACCTTCGGACTGAAATTCCCAGTCTTCTCTTGTAGTTTCGCTTGTTCTGCCTCTGCTTCTTTTCATAATATAAAGGGATCCGTCCGGGCGGAAGTGAATTTCCTGCCTTTTTACCACATCAAATCTTGGGTCAGGGCTTTCCTGTTCCATAACCCATGCACCCACCACATGTCTGCGAAGGGAATCGGCCAGGTTTTGCATCTCTAAGAGTGTATCAAGTTGCTGTTTGAACTGTGTGAGGCGGCTTCTGGCGGCCAGAGGCATGGGGATTTCTATCAGAGAGTCAATGTCCCCGAGAAGCTCTTTTGCTTTTTCGAGATGCATCTCCTTAAGGGGTTTTTTCTTTTCGGCTACAGCCACTCTTAATGAGTCGATGACAAGGGCACTTTCTTCCAGTAATATCTCCATTCTGTCTTCAAATTCGTTAAGGGCATTGTAGAGAGAGTCCTGATATTGTCTGTGTTCCCTTGAGTTGCCAATTGATTGGGCGGTTTTCATGTGGTTGAGATACATGCTGATCTTTGTCATCTCACTTCTGGGAACACCTCTTTCTCTGAGTTGGGCAATTCTCGCCTCTGCTTCTTCTGTGGTAATTTTTTGCCCGCATCCGGCAAAAAGAGAGGTCACAATCAGAATAACCCCTGAAAGAAAAATCCGTTTCATAATCCGCTCTTCTGAAAAAAGTGATATAGAGAACTGTTATACCTATAATTTAGCTAAATATTGACATATTGCAAAGGTTTTTTTTTCTTTTTCACAAAAGCCGGCTCCTTTGTTGTTCATTGTCGCATGATTTAATGCTGTTTAACAACAATGAAATAATTTATCTTTCCTTTTTCCTCAATAATGGATAAAATAGAGCAGATACTCATATTTTTAACAGGATCTATTAGCAGAGCTTTAGGCCTAAAAAGAAAAAAGTACAAAGGGTTTTCTGGTGATTGAGAACAAACTTGAAGTGGTGATTGTGGATGATGAGATTCAGATAACTGAATTACTGAAATCTTTTATAATGATTTCAGTTGAGAATGTATATGTGCATACTTTTAACAATCCGCTCAATGCTAAACTGTTTCTCAAAAATAATAAACCCGATATCCTAATTACGGATTACAAAATGCCTGATATCGATGGTGTTCAATTATTAAAATGCGCCGATCCGTCCGTAAAAAAGGTAATGATATCAGGGTATATATCTGAAATCGCAGCAGAAAAAATACAGGAATTGAATGTTACCTGTTTTGAAAAACCGGTCCCGCTGAAAAAACTCGCCGATATAATTCAAGAGTTGGAGACTAAGATTAACGCTTAATCAGACCAAAATTCCGGGCCACCCTCGGTCCCTATGCTGTTTCTTGTCCCGTCATCATTTCTGAAATTTCTCCCCGGGTTACCAGCATTGATACATGGAGAATATCCGGAGAGTGAATACCGGTGAGAGGAGCGTCTGTGTCGCAGGGAATTGACAGAGTCATCTATTGATGAATGTATAAGCTGTGCAAGCGAGGTGTCGATAATCTGTGAATGCTTGGTGGGAAGGTTTGTATCAAGCTCCATTGCTCTGGTTTCAGCCAATGAACCTGAAAAAACCGGGTCCTGTATGAGATTCCAGTGCCTATCAGTACTGTCCTGGTTGTGATTTATCCTCACCAGCATACCCAGCTCCGGGTCACAGTCAAGGAAATTACCATCAGAATTGCCGTAAATGCAATTGTAGGCAAACTTTACTTTGGATATGCCGTCACACCACAATCCCAAATTCCTGTTAAAAGCGATAATATTGTTCTGAATTTGGGGGTTTGAAGCTTCGACTTTGATTCCTGCGGTGAAATTTCGAGCAATCACGTTGTTGTATATCCTGAGAGATCCTCCCTGAAGGCAATGTATTCCTACATTGTTGTTTTCTAGAATGCTGTTTCTGACAACAGGGCTGCAGTTTTTGGCTGTAATCGCTGTCGTGGCACAGGAAACTTCAGTATAAGCTATCTCGGTAAACTGATCTGCAGCCCCATCGAGGATAATTCCACGCCATTTATATTCCTGAAACCGGGAGTTTTCCGCTCTGAAGATAATAGGGTTATCTTTCCTGCCTACACTGCTAAGCGCACCCTGTACCCTGATAGAAATCAGTGTGGAGTCAAGTTTGTCAAAAGGGGACGATGAGGGAGTCGTGTTTCCGGGGGAGATTATTACCTGGGTACCAGGTGAAATCAGCAGACGTGCACGGGGCAGAATAACTATATCACCTTCAACAATGTAAGGACTCTCATCCGGAA
Encoded here:
- a CDS encoding Protein-L-isoaspartate O-methyltransferase, which encodes MQNLSASLTSVQKAAIPIKGSASDFDKLMEDIGEARIVLLGEATHGSHEFYQTRAMITARLIEEKKFNAVAVEADWPDAYRVNKFVRSFGDMKQAIESLEEFKRFPKWMWRNADMLQFVQYLREHNEELAPESGVGFYGLDLYSLYSSIDAVISYLEKVDPQAAEQARKRYSCFEQYGPESQSYGLAMRYVHSDCRQQAIAQLQELRNKSVEYMRRNGFVSQEEQFFAEQNARVAQDAEEYYRAMFSGRVSSWNLRDKHMANTLNELILHLSKFSSPKVVVWEHNSHLGDARATEVHRYGEINLGQLLRERYGNGVFSVGFTTHTGTVSAASSWGGEVERKNINPSLPESYEYLFHQTGIPSFYLNLQNNPELDFLKRQHLERAIGVIYLPQSEKVSHYFRASLPQQFDSVIHIDHTSAVVPLEYESGWEEGEPLPPTYSSGL
- a CDS encoding Phospholipid-binding protein, translating into MNLFSPSFNYGEIIPAKFTCDGENVNPHLNIQDLPGNTQSLVLIMDDPDSPSGLFTHWVLYDIPITSEIMENSAPGKQGINDFGKLGYGGPCPGSGKHRYFFNLFALDCSLNLDPEMPREKVESAMKNHILLKTQLMGKYQR